GCCGCCGACGAAATACCTGCAGAAAATATCAGGGCGTCTATCCTCATTCGCACATTTCTGGGAGGAGCCCGCCATGAGCTTCGTCATTGCGCGCTGGATCGTCGGGATTTTTACCTGCATCAGCATGGTGCATTTGTACTGGGCCGCTGGCGGCAAACTCGGCAGCCTGGCGGCCATTCCTCAATTGCCGGGCGAATTCGCCAGCGGGCCCAGGCCGGCGTTCAAGCCCTCGGCGCTGGGCACCTTTCTCGTCGCCATGGGGCTGGTGGCGATTGCACTGCTCGTCTGCCTGCGCGCCGGACTGTACTTTTCGCCGGTGTCCCATGGAGCGCTGCAATGGGGGATCAGTGCGATTGCCGTGCTGATGTTCGCCCGGGCGATTGGCGATTCGGAGCTGGTGGGTTTTTTCAAGAAGGTGGTTGGCTCAAGGTTCGCCAGGTTGGATACCTATCTGTATTCGCCACTGTGCCTGGTGCTGGGAGCGGGGTTGCTGGTGGTCGCATGGGGTTGAGGGATAAGGCAATCTGATGGCCCCCTTGTAACAAAATTCTCGCCAGAATCACTTTTATTTCAGGTGGTTAGGTGAGGAAGCTAATGCGCACTGTTGGAATCATGCTGATTGCCTGTTCATTGGCTGGCGGCGCCGCTGCCGTGCAGGCTCGGGAGTTGCGCGAGGGCGACAAGTACATGTGCAGTTGGGGCGCAGGCACGGCCGCAAGGGCTCAGGAACTCAAGCTGTCGGGAGTGTCGCTGTACGCTGCGCGGCAGAAGATCCAGTCCATCAAGTTCAACAAATCGTGGATGCGCATGATGGCCATGGGCATCACCGAGCAGACCTACGACAGCCGTTCCCGGCTCAAGCCCGAGGCGATTCGCCAGACGTTCTACCAGGATTGCCTGCGCTACAAAGTGGCGCGCAAGTAAGCACCTTCTCCAGCTTTCCAGCGCGGCCGGTTTACAAATCCACGACAAATGCTGTGTATGTATTTGCATACAATCGCGTCCTTGATCAGGAGGCGTGTATGCAAGTGCTTATTCGAGCGACGGCCTGTCCCACGGTCTATGTAAAGGCAGGTGAAGTCTTCGCGCTGTTTGGGGTGCCCACCCAGGAGCAGGGCGCACTGATTTCATGAGTGCCTCAGCCCCTCAACCATCAAAGAGCCTGCGCAACTTCGTACTGGCCGTGCTGGGCGCTGCTGTGCTGCTGGGGGTCTATTTCGTGCAACTCAACGCCAAGGTAGATCGCCAGCGTGAAGAAGCCGCCGAGCAGTTGGCACTGTGCCTTCATTTGGAGCGGGTTGCCGGAGCCGCCGCTTCAACCAATGTTGAACTTGGCGAGGCGTGCAGACAGTTGAATGAACAGGGCGTAAAACGGACGAAAGTTCAATAATTATTGTCCCTTACTTATAAGCGGTTACATGAAGCGCTTAGTGTCGGGTATTGCACCAAAAAGAGGCGCTAAAAGCCTGCTTCCCTTAAAAAACATGTGGTTATTGAATGACTTACGACGGTTCAAATCCGACGAAAGGAATAAAATAATCTTGTGACC
Above is a genomic segment from Pseudomonas sp. R5-89-07 containing:
- a CDS encoding DUF3995 domain-containing protein, with product MSFVIARWIVGIFTCISMVHLYWAAGGKLGSLAAIPQLPGEFASGPRPAFKPSALGTFLVAMGLVAIALLVCLRAGLYFSPVSHGALQWGISAIAVLMFARAIGDSELVGFFKKVVGSRFARLDTYLYSPLCLVLGAGLLVVAWG